The Metarhizium brunneum chromosome 5, complete sequence sequence gacggcgtaaGCGGGGGGTGTTTATTCAACGGCCATACATGTACACATGACAAGCAGAAGAGAGCATACGCACAGTTGTGGTCGACGGCCGCTCGTTGCGGTGCGAGTTCTCGAAGCGCCCGGCACCGGTGAGGTGCAGGCCGGTCGACAGCGCCGACAGGATCACCTTGGTGACGGTGTTGCAGCTGCCAATGGCGTTTTCGAGGATCTGCAGGTCGCCGCTGTTCTTGACGGGCGCCGGGATCTTGGGGCTGTCGCGCTGGATCTCGTCCCGCGACACCTTGAGCATCTCATAGCCGTCCTTGGTGCCGGCTCCGACGCCGGTGCGGCTGCCCACGGGCTCGTAGCTGCGTTGGGGGGGGGATTGGTCAGAATCATGCGTCATTGATTGTCCCAGTCTATCCCGCGGCAGGGCAGAGGGAAGCAGAGGGAAACAACACACCCCAGATGCGAGGAGATGAGGCCAAACTcgttcttggcctcgaggggCGCGGCGAAGAAGCGCTTCATCAGCTTGAGCGTCTCCTGGTGGTCGGCGAGCATTCGGCGGCCGTCGATGCCCTGGAGGTCGAGGTAAAAGTATCCTTCCTCCAAGCAGGCGTTGACCACCTTGTCGATCTCGCTGGGGTCCTGGGAGAGCAGGAGCCCGTAGTTGATGGTCTGCATGGACCACACGGGCACCTTTTTGCCCATCCAGTCAATGGTCTGCGGGGGGTCAAGGGCGGGAGCCATGATGCTGATTTTTATAATCCGAGGCACTTGACGGGATAATCACGTCGACGGGCGGGTGGGAGTGGATGGACTGGGACATGGACGGGAGGGCCGGTCAAGAGGACGTCAGCATTATATATACCTACTTAGAGGTAGGTACCCGGGGAGGCAGTCGCCAATCGTCTTGGCTCTCCAGAACTTGGAAGTGATGGTACTACTACCCCGTTCCTCGGTCGATACCCGCGGCGTACTCGTGCATTGCGTACCACGTTCCGAATGCGCAAGATATCGCCATTTCAACCCCGCTTCCGCAGACCCGCACGGCGCATGAACACAGAAAGTGAATACGAAGCACGCATGTGAGCGTAGCATTCCCCCTCACACTACTATCGACCGGCACCCTTGgctgcctacctaggtaggtcGCCAATGTCAGTAGCAAACCAGGCATCTGACCT is a genomic window containing:
- the vrtI_2 gene encoding Oxidoreductase vrtI — translated: MAPALDPPQTIDWMGKKVPVWSMQTINYGLLLSQDPSEIDKVVNACLEEGYFYLDLQGIDGRRMLADHQETLKLMKRFFAAPLEAKNEFGLISSHLGYEPVGSRTGVGAGTKDGYEMLKVSRDEIQRDSPKIPAPVKNSGDLQILENAIGSCNTVTKVILSALSTGLHLTGAGRFENSHRNERPSTTTLSMMHYLPSDLAGENRIGHQKHTDISTLTLLFSEQWGLQIRPPGACGAREMGFVAPKPGCAFVHVGDSLRFASGMKFQSCIHRVVPFDPSEHRYSIAYFLRAEDDTMFVDSEGRAITAGQWHDEKFKAFTDPELWQAMAPKSMILGGMKEDGEDEPVAARVADARAQAAVSAKA